One Gloeothece verrucosa PCC 7822 DNA window includes the following coding sequences:
- a CDS encoding lecithin retinol acyltransferase family protein gives MARGDQIYVYRELLNLQGLYEHHGIDCGDDTVIHYRKPSETIERTSLDIFTRGNPTYIRQYAQGFCFIPDIVVQRAQSRLGEQKYNLLFNNCEHFATWCKTGINDSKQIRDFIPIISQLETSNLYEPLKEALGQSDPNNAKRLLNNALGDLKGVWDELQPKYKLSLKEVETWDKVAKEAVKRNRDDLARAALERKLGYKRRATELENQLKQLATMTEDVLTNLLNV, from the coding sequence ATGGCTAGAGGCGATCAAATTTATGTATATCGAGAGTTGCTCAATTTGCAGGGACTTTATGAGCATCATGGGATTGACTGTGGAGATGATACAGTCATTCATTATCGTAAACCTAGCGAGACAATTGAGCGTACTTCTTTAGATATTTTTACGCGCGGGAATCCCACTTATATTAGGCAATATGCTCAGGGGTTTTGTTTTATTCCTGACATAGTCGTGCAACGGGCACAAAGCCGCTTAGGAGAACAAAAATATAATCTTTTATTTAATAATTGTGAGCATTTTGCTACCTGGTGTAAAACGGGAATTAATGATAGTAAACAAATCCGCGATTTTATCCCAATTATTAGTCAACTGGAAACCTCGAATTTATATGAGCCTTTAAAAGAGGCTTTAGGGCAATCAGATCCCAACAATGCCAAACGTTTATTAAATAATGCTTTAGGCGATCTTAAAGGGGTTTGGGATGAGCTACAGCCTAAGTATAAATTAAGTTTAAAAGAGGTAGAAACTTGGGATAAAGTAGCCAAAGAAGCTGTTAAACGAAATCGAGATGACTTGGCAAGAGCGGCTTTAGAACGTAAACTAGGCTATAAGCGGCGAGCAACCGAATTAGAAAATCAGTTAAAGCAATTGGCAACTATGACCGAAGATGTTTTAACTAATTTACTGAATGTTTAA
- a CDS encoding J domain-containing protein produces the protein MDGSSYHLACLLEDAPPSSLRGQFYPLATPLMTPLACIVPRTWQDFYRQNLGQPGVNYWEWRDKPESKNVCQELTLLLDLTEPKGYARDFLEILAAGKNPLASFYQETLKNKGKFDQQDFQVQKQIYVAFKQWHELAQQQIGLAALQRVYRVCYGASWSLIEEIFAEKTFLIFSQYLIDQSAPWWKVLGVPPRSNFSQVEQAYKSLVRTWHPDLNQHPLATDVTARINVAYEQYQALYEKSKPVTVSNNNFQKNPKLWVKIREWITTNRNK, from the coding sequence TTGGATGGTTCATCTTATCATTTAGCTTGTTTATTAGAAGATGCGCCGCCAAGTTCTTTAAGAGGTCAATTTTATCCATTAGCAACACCGTTAATGACCCCTCTAGCTTGTATAGTACCTCGAACTTGGCAGGATTTTTACCGACAAAATTTAGGTCAACCCGGGGTGAATTATTGGGAATGGCGAGATAAACCTGAATCAAAAAATGTCTGTCAGGAATTAACTTTATTGTTAGACTTGACAGAGCCGAAAGGTTATGCTAGAGATTTTTTAGAAATTTTAGCCGCAGGGAAAAATCCCCTAGCGAGTTTTTATCAGGAAACGTTAAAAAATAAGGGCAAATTTGATCAACAAGACTTTCAAGTGCAAAAGCAAATCTATGTGGCATTTAAACAATGGCATGAATTAGCCCAGCAACAAATCGGACTAGCCGCTTTACAAAGGGTTTATCGGGTGTGTTATGGTGCATCTTGGTCATTAATAGAGGAAATTTTTGCCGAAAAAACCTTTTTAATTTTTTCACAATATTTAATCGATCAATCTGCCCCTTGGTGGAAAGTTTTAGGGGTGCCACCTCGGTCGAATTTTTCACAAGTTGAACAAGCTTATAAATCACTGGTTAGAACCTGGCATCCAGACCTTAATCAGCATCCTTTAGCAACAGATGTTACGGCAAGGATTAATGTTGCTTATGAACAATATCAAGCTTTATATGAAAAGTCTAAACCTGTAACTGTAAGTAATAATAATTTTCAGAAAAATCCCAAGTTATGGGTAAAAATTCGGGAATGGATTACAACAAATCGAAATAAATAA